One stretch of Ananas comosus cultivar F153 linkage group 6, ASM154086v1, whole genome shotgun sequence DNA includes these proteins:
- the LOC109711704 gene encoding RPM1-interacting protein 4-like isoform X2 yields the protein MSDTGRPLPKFGEWDVNDPASAEGFTVIFNKARDEKKTGGNVQGSDPPGKEHKEEAYSSRSNSKKWFCCILSSPAQS from the exons ATGTCG GATACGGGACGGCCTTTACCCAAGTTTGGAGAATGGGATGTCAATGACCCTGCTTCTGCAGAGGGATTCACTGTCATATTCAACAAAGCCAGGGATGAGAAAAAGACCGGCGGCAATGTCCAAGGGTCAGACCCTCCTGGAAAGGAGCACAAAGAGGAAGCTTATTCTTCCAGATCCAATTCG AAGAAATGGTTTTGCTGCATATTGTCCAGTCCTGCACAATCTTGA
- the LOC109711704 gene encoding RPM1-interacting protein 4-like isoform X1, whose product MSQDTGRPLPKFGEWDVNDPASAEGFTVIFNKARDEKKTGGNVQGSDPPGKEHKEEAYSSRSNSKKWFCCILSSPAQS is encoded by the exons ATGTCG CAGGATACGGGACGGCCTTTACCCAAGTTTGGAGAATGGGATGTCAATGACCCTGCTTCTGCAGAGGGATTCACTGTCATATTCAACAAAGCCAGGGATGAGAAAAAGACCGGCGGCAATGTCCAAGGGTCAGACCCTCCTGGAAAGGAGCACAAAGAGGAAGCTTATTCTTCCAGATCCAATTCG AAGAAATGGTTTTGCTGCATATTGTCCAGTCCTGCACAATCTTGA
- the LOC109711702 gene encoding serine/threonine-protein kinase D6PK-like: MATKNMPQTLPEKQLKMPGDQAVEPPSRKPSPLQIPKPTKSGPPTPKRLPKSVNQSTSNSTAKEVPEEKKPTHQRMRSVDSMLVDFSLKTVASSETPTQEGESTKSNENTNTENHGDQEKKSSEQSSVNNSCAKVSDGVSSLTKTSGSGKTNERAEFGESGNSSICRPSTSSDESSCSSLSSSITKPHKANDSRWEAIQMIRARDGVLGLSHFRLLKRLGCGDIGSVYLSELSGTKCYFAMKVMDKGSLASRKKLLRAQTEREILQSLDHPFLPTLYTHFETDKFSCLVMEFCPGGDLHTLRQRQPGKYFPEQAVKFYVAEVLLALEYLHMLGIIYRDLKPENVLVRDDGHIMLSDFDLSLRCTVSPTLIKSSNPDSESFRKNNNNNNNNQMYCVQPACIAPSCIQPSCVAPTTCFGPRLFSSKSKKERKPKPEIVNQVSPLPELIAEPTDARSMSFVGTHEYLAPEIIKGEGHGSAVDWWTFGIFLYELLFGKTPFKGSGNRATLFNVVGQPLRFPESPMVSFSARDLIRGLLVKEPQHRLAFKRGATEIKQHPFFEGVNWALIRCATPPEIPKPVEIERPPRPPAPPLPSAAEKAAASNADQKGSNSYLEFDFF; this comes from the exons ATGGCTACAAAGAATATGCCTCAAACTCTCCCAGAAAAGCAGCTCAAAATGCCCGGTGACCAAGCAGTCGAGCCCCCTTCTCGCAAGCCTTCACCTTTGCAGATTCCTAAACCAACCAAATCCGGCCCCCCTACACCCAAAAGATTACCGAAATCAGTAAACCAAAGTACGTCAAACTCAACTGCAAAAGAGGTGCCTGAGGAGAAAAAACCAACTCACCAAAGGATGAGATCTGTTGATTCTATGTTAGTTGATTTTTCTTTGAAGACTGTCGCTTCTTCGGAAACCCCAACACAAGAGGGAGAGTCCACCAAGTCAAATGAGAATACAAACACGGAAAATCACGGtgatcaagaaaagaaaagttctGAACAGAGCAGTGTAAATAACAGCTGCGCTAAAGTTAGCGATGGCGTGAGCAGTTTGACAAAGACTAGCGGAAGTGGCAAGACTAACGAGCGAGCTGAGTTTGGCGAAAGCGGTAATAGTAGCATTTGCAGGCCCAGTACAAGCAGCGACGAGAGCTCTTGTAGTAGCTTGAGCAGCAGCATTACCAAGCCCCATAAAGCAAATGATTCCAGGTGGGAAGCGATTCAGATGATTCGGGCTCGAGACGGTGTGTTGGGTTTGAGCCATTTTAGGCTTCTGAAGAGGCTGGGTTGTGGCGATATTGGCAGTGTGTATTTATCTGAATTGAGTGGGACTAAGTGCTATTTTGCTATGAAGGTTATGGATAAGGGATCGCTAGCAAGTCGAAAAAAGCTTCTTCGGGCTCAAACCGAAAGGGAAATTTTGCAATCTTTGGATCATCCGTTTCTTCCGACACTATATACCCATTTCGAGACTGATAAGTTCTCATGTTTGGTGATGGAGTTCTGCCCTGGAGGAGATCTACACACTCTAAGACAGAGACAGCCAGGGAAATATTTTCCAGAACAAGCCGTGAA GTTCTATGTAGCAGAAGTCCTCCTCGCGTTGGAATACCTTCACATGCTGGGGATAATATACCGAGACCTCAAGCCAGAGAATGTCCTCGTCCGCGATGATGGCCATATCATGCTCTCCGATTTTGACCTCTCCCTCCGCTGCACAGTCAGCCCCACTCTCATCAAATCCTCCAACCCTGACTCTGAATCCTTCCGcaaaaacaacaataacaacaacaacaaccaaaTGTATTGCGTCCAACCTGCTTGCATCGCACCATCCTGCATCCAACCCTCATGCGTAGCCCCTACCACATGCTTCGGGCCCCGTCTCTTCTCTTCCAAGTCCAAGAAGGAGCGAAAACCTAAACCCGAGATCGTAAACCAAGTTAGCCCCTTGCCTGAGCTCATAGCAGAGCCCACAGATGCTCGGTCCATGTCATTCGTCGGGACCCATGAATACTTAGCCCCGGAGATCATCAAAGGTGAAGGCCATGGCAGTGCAGTGGATTGGTGGACCTTTGGCATTTTCTTATACGAGCTTTTGTTCGGGAAAACCCCTTTTAAGGGTTCGGGTAATAGAGCTACGCTTTTCAATGTGGTGGGCCAGCCTTTGCGCTTCCCTGAATCCCCTATGGTGAGCTTTTCTGCGAGAGATTTGATAAGAGGATTGCTTGTTAAGGAGCCGCAGCACCGCTTGGCATTCAAGCGTGGGGCAACAGAGATAAAGCAGCACCCGTTCTTCGAGGGCGTGAATTGGGCCCTGATACGGTGTGCGACCCCGCCGGAGATACCAAAGCCTGTTGAGATCGAGAGGCCTCCAAGGCCGCCAGCCCCGCCACTGCCTTCGGCAGCAGAAAAAGCTGCTGCTTCTAATGCCGATCAGAAAGGTTCGAATAGCTATCTAGAGTTTGATTTCTTTTAG
- the LOC109711703 gene encoding uncharacterized protein LOC109711703, whose translation MGDSTRSSPITFGGGGVLAGDDTSSAPEPAAQIGSASGSYQNEGLLGGGEGGGVSGSDAEFGFQRPEFGRETLAGTVQFYERHVFLCYKTPQVWPSHLEAAESDRLPRLFSAALAARKGDMKKKTRLTLCEGEDGTESSNGDVLIFPDMIRYRRLTHFDVDNFVEEVLVKDTEWPPGAAETITGSFVFVCAHGSRDRRCGVCGPVLIKRFKEEINLRGRLQGQVSVSPCSHVGGHKYAGNVVIFSPNKDGEVTGHWYGYVAPDDVPALLEQHIGKGEIVDNLWRGQMGLSEQEQKKALELLRHHVNGAIEQSTKGPVEAAATEALSASDTVSGGCCGGTGSSTCCPNGTLKEKPEKSSLDEKPVEKENAEKESSSGMSKAKGPSTRKICPMPTWYETWEREDTYAALAVVAAIASVAVAYSFYKQLR comes from the exons ATGGGGGACTCAACTCGCTCATCTCCGATCACctttggcggcggcggcgtcctcgccggcgacgacacCTCGTCGGCGCCGGAGCCCGCGGCACAGATCGGCAGCGCCTCGGGAAGCTACCAGAACGAGGgcctcctcggcggcggcgaaggaggcGGCGTTAGCGGCAGCGACGCCGAGTTTGGGTTCCAGAGGCCGGAGTTCGGGCGGGAAACCCTAGCGGGGACGGTGCAGTTCTACGAGCGCCATGTGTTCCTCTGCTACAAGACGCCCCAGGTGTGGCCCTCCCACCTCGAGGCCGCGGAGTCCGATCGCCTCCCCAGGCTCTtctccgccgccctcgccgcaCGGAAGGGCGACATGAAGAAGAAG ACCCGCTTAACCTTATGTGAAGGAGAAGACGGAACCGAATCGTCAAATGGAGATGTATTAATCTTTCCAGATATGATCCGCTACAG ACGGCTCACGCACTTTGATGTCGACAACTTTGTCGAAGAAGTCCTTGTGAAAGATACAGAGTGGCCTCCTGGAGCCGCCGAGACAATTACAGGctcctttgtttttgtttgtgcTCATGGAAGTCGAGATAGAAGGTGTGGTGTTTGTGGGCCTGTTCTCATTAAAAGATTTAAAGAGGAGATCAATTTACGAGGCCGCCTTCAAGGTCAAGTGTCTGTTAGCCCCTGTTCGCATGTCGGTGGTCATAAATACGCAGGAAATGTTGTCATATTTTCTCCAAACAAAGATGGAGAGGTGACTGGCCATTG GTATGGATATGTTGCTCCAGATGATGTGCCTGCGTTGCTAGAGCAGCATATTGGGAAAGGAGAGATTGTGGACAATTTATGgag AGGCCAAATGGGCCTGTCGGAACAGGAGCAGAAAAAAGCACTCGAGCTTCTTAGGCACCATGTGAATGGTGCGATTGAACAAAGTACTAAAGGACCAGTCGAAGCAGCTGCTACTGAAGCTTTATCAGCAAGTGACACTGTATCGGGTGGTTGTTGTGGGGGTACTGGCAGCTCCACTTGCTGCCCAAATGGGACACTAAAGGAGAAGCCAGAGAAAAGCAGCTTAGATGAGAAGCCCGTCGAGAAGGAGAATGCTGAAAAAGAAAGCTCTTCAGGCATGAGCAAAGCCAAAGGGCCGAGTACTCGAAAAATCTGCCCGATGCCTACTTGGTACGAGACCTGGGAGCGAGAGGACACCTACGCGGCTCTCGCTGTGGTTGCAGCCATCGCTTCAGTGGCTGTTGCATATAGCTTCTATAAGCAACTGAGATAA